In a genomic window of Helianthus annuus cultivar XRQ/B chromosome 10, HanXRQr2.0-SUNRISE, whole genome shotgun sequence:
- the LOC110883290 gene encoding uncharacterized protein LOC110883290: MFATGLLQLRAKDWWDVYSKEIGEEKVQVLTWQEFKEPFLKYHSPQSAIDKIQEDFLHLRQKDETIDEITNVFLDKLKFCKDIAGTERMKINRYYGMLKAEYREFIIPAKCETLNELIDLARDREIEIRRQAERGEKRVSENVSSSSPSKKPKFQDQSKKDKAKGSVPKCKTCGKLHTGECLKGKKGCYNCGQEGHPYYRCPNPSRTCYNCFQPGHIKAECPKLQQKTDKEARKEEAPRAKGRMFQITTEEAKDHPNIVSGIFSLNSMPTYVLFDTGASRSFVSSELVSHPSFKIERLHVPLEVEIADSKSYLLHEVCRDCEIIIEDEKFAIDLIPMILGEFKVIVGMNWLAKHQAEIQCEKKVIHVLTSEGKRVSIQGERNINSKLCSIAQAYKYVRNGSKAFLTYVVDTKQNTPKIEEFEVVNEFLDVFPEDLPGLPPEREVDFKIELYPDAKPVAKAPYRLAPTEMRELMVQIQELLDKVDPSKVEAVMKWVPPKNPSEVRSFLGLAGYYRRFIQDFSKLALPLTKLTKKDEKFSWGADQERAFQTLKEKLSSSPVLTLPDGTEDLVVFTDASHQGLGCVLMQRGRVIAYASRQLKTHESNYPTHDLELAAVVFALKIWRHYLYGKGRTSETIWEVATVRDSGMEMGRIDDGPSDQAS; encoded by the exons atgttcgCCACCGGTTTGCTACAACTCCGAgctaaagattggtgggatgTTTATAGTAAAGAGATTGGGGAAGAAAAAGTTCAAGTCTTGACATGGCAAGAGTTCAAGGAACCTTTTCTAAAGTACCACAGTCCGCAATCTGCCATTGACAAGATCCAAGAAGATTTCTTACATCTTCGTCAGAAAGATGAAACCATTGATGAAATCACCAACGTGTTCCTTGACAAGCTGAAGTTCTGTAAAGATATAGCAGGAACGGAAAGAATGAAGATAAACCGTTATTACGGTATGTTGAAGGCTGAATATCGGGAGTTCATAATTCCCGCTAAATGTGAAACTTTGAATGAGCTCATTGACTTGGCCCGAGATAGGGAGATTGAAATAAGAAGACAAGCAGAAAGAGGCGAAAAGAGAGTATCTGAAAATGTTTCCAGCTCGAGCCCTTCAAAGAAACCAAAATTTCAAGATCAAAGCAAGAAGGATAAGGCGAAGGGTAGTGTTCCGAAATGCAAAACGTGTGGAAAGTTACACACGGGGGAGTGTTTGAAAGGGAAGAAGGGCTGTTACAATTGTGGTCAAGAGGGACACCCATACTATAGGTGTCCTAATCCTTCAAGAACGTGTTACAACTGTTTCCAACCGGGTCATATTAAGGCTGAGTGTCCCAAGCTTCAACAGAAAACCGATAAGGAAGCAAGAAAGGAGGAAGCCCCAAGAGCTAAGGGGAGGATGTTTCAGATCACAACCGAGGAAGCGAAGGACCACCCGAATATTGTAtcaggtatattctcattgaacTCGATGCCTACGTACGtgttatttgataccggtgccaGTAGATCGTTTGTATCAAGTGAATTAGTGTCACACCCCTCCTTTAAAATCGAAAGACTGCATGTACCATTAGAAGTAGAAATAGCCGATAGTAAGAGTTATTTGTTGCACGAAGTTTGTAGAGATTGTGAAATAATCATTGAAGACGAGAAGTTTGCCATTGACCTTATTCCCATGATATTGGGGGAATTTAAGGTTATAGTTGGCATGAATTGGCTAGCTAAACATCAGGCCGAAATTCAATGTGAGAAGAAGGTAATTCATGTGTTAACATCGGAAGGAAAACGAGTAAGCATACAAGGGGAAAGGAATATCAACTCGAAGCTTTGTTCTATAGCCCAAGCATACAAGTACGTACGAAATGGAAGCAAGGCATTTCTAACTTACGTGGTGGATACTAAGCAGAATACCCCTAAGATAGAAGAGTTTGAAGTCGTGAACGAGTTTCTtgatgtttttccggaagatttaccggggCTTCCACCAGAACGCGAAGTGGATTTCAAGATTGAATTGTACCCTGATGCCAAACCCGTAGCCAAGGCCCCTTATAGGTTGGCCCCAACTGAAATGCGGGAGTTAATGGTACAAATACAAGAATTGCTCGACAAAG TAGACCCGTCAAAGGTGGAAGCCGTTATGAAGTGGGTACCTCCCAAGAACCCAAGTGAAGTAAGAAGCTTTTTGGGTTTAGCAGGCTATTATAGGAGGTTTATCCAAGACTTTTCTAAATTGGCCTTGCCGTTGACCAAGTTAACCAAGAAGGATGAGAAGTTTTCATGGGGTGCAGATCAAGAAAGGGCGTTTCAAACCTTGAAAGAAAAGCTGTCGAGTTCCCCGGTACTAACCTTACCAGATGGAACGGAAGACTTGGTGGTGTTTACGGATGCGTCACACCAAGGGTTgggatgtgttttgatgcaaaggggtagagtcattgcctatgcttctagGCAATTGAAGACACACGAAAGTAATTAcccaacccatgatttggagttagcTGCAGTAGTATTCGCTTTGAAGATATGGAGGCACTATCTTTACG gtaaaggcagaacatcagaaaccataTGGGAAGTTGCAACCGTTAGAGattccggtatggaaatgggaagaattgACGATGGACCTAGTGACCAAGCTTCCTAA